The Candida dubliniensis CD36 chromosome 2, complete sequence genome contains a region encoding:
- a CDS encoding acyltransferase, putative, translating to MSGFFVSRVESHFSKNPIKFKPRSNSSQETNIATTSNLINKFKPKKASQETDNDLPNSIPEMIQAAVPEFNSKYSFFVNPLLSSGHTQTAYTALNKFENQHKVHYKREIITVENKTYTLPNGDQLYYDQWKGESTIALDYAVDPALGPDLNHEKYKPESQTRPLPPRTEYKNPNEDLIGDDEKPLLIILHGLSGGSYEAYLRAVVDKIIDPSFGFDAVVINSRGCANHTITSPQLYNGLWTNDVRYVINEIVSKRWPRKRVFLMGFSLGAAILANYLGQEGAYASPQIKGSVAIGCPWDFVDGSFQLRESVIGHYIYSPTMANNLLKLLNNHHILLANDLVKEYKEDPTRNEIKFLKQFDNKFTAKMFGLNSADEYYRKASPIQRLLKVRVPMVILSSLDDPVVGSRSLPFSEVDLNPYVSLITTSVGGHLGWFAINGDRWYVEPVCKLLTVLNQYDVDKESIVELPVDISETSWKYDRLVNGMLVDE from the coding sequence ATGTCAGGGTTTTTTGTCTCGAGAGTAGAAAGTCacttttcaaaaaatcctattaaatttaaaccCCGTTCAAACTCATCTCAGGAAACTAATATCGCCACAACttcaaatttgataaacaaGTTCAAGCCAAAGAAAGCATCTCAGGAGACGGATAATGATTTGCCTAATTCTATACCTGAAATGATTCAAGCTGCTGTTCCTGAGTTCAACTccaaatattctttttttgtgaATCCATTGCTTTCATCGGGTCATACACAAACAGCATATACCGCCttaaacaaatttgaaaatcaacATAAAGTTCATTACAAAAGAGAAATCATAACTGTTGAAAATAAGACCTACACTTTGCCCAATGGAGATCAGTTGTATTATGATCAATGGAAAGGCGAAAGTACCATTGCTTTAGATTATGCCGTGGATCCGGCACTTGGTCCAGATTTAAACCATGAAAAATACAAGCCAGAATCCCAAACAAGGCCACTTCCACCCCGTACAGAATACAAAAACCCCAATGAAGATTTGATCGGTGATGACGAGAAGCCTCTATTGATCATTTTGCATGGGTTGTCAGGAGGGTCCTATGAAGCGTACTTGCGAGcagttgttgataaaatcATCGATCCATCCTTTGGATTCGATGCCGTCGTTATTAATTCTCGTGGATGTGCCAACCACACAATTACATCACCTCAATTGTATAATGGGTTGTGGACAAATGATGTGAGGTATGTGATCAATGAGATCGTCTCAAAAAGGTGGCCCCGGAAAAGAGTTTTCTTGATGGGGTTTTCATTGGGAGCCGCAATACTTGCAAATTATTTAGGACAAGAAGGAGCCTACGCAAGTCCTCAGATTAAAGGGTCGGTGGCAATTGGATGTCCCTGGGACTTTGTGGATGGAAGTTTCCAGTTGCGTGAGTCTGTTATTGGTCATTACATTTATTCTCCCACGATGGCAAACAActtgttgaaattgttaaacAATCATCACATTTTATTGGCTAATGATTTGGTCAAGGAATATAAAGAAGACCCCACTcgaaatgaaattaaattcttAAAGCAATTCGATAACAAGTTTACTGCAAAAATGTTTGGTTTGAATTCCGCCGATGAATACTACAGAAAGGCAAGTCCTATTCAAAGATTACTAAAGGTGAGAGTGCCCATGGTCATTTTAAGTTCTTTGGACGACCCAGTTGTCGGGTCTAGATCTTTACCCTTTTCAGAAGTGGATTTGAATCCATATGTCAGTTTAATTACAACTAGTGTTGGTGGCCACTTGGGTTGGTTTGCTATCAATGGTGATAGATGGTACGTCGAGCCTGTTTGCAAATTATTGACAGTTTTAAACCAATACGACGTTGACAAAGAAAGTATAGTTGAGCTACCAGTTGATATTTCTGAAACAAGTTGGAAGTATGATAGATTAGTCAATGGTATGTTGGTTGACGAGTAG
- a CDS encoding Phosphoglycerate mutase, putative, which translates to MTKSPCPRLIFVRHGQTEWSKSGQYTSRTDLDLTPFGVKQMRNTGKGLIGSGNLQMIKPENLTHIFVSPRKRAQHTSELLLEEVDPEVRAKIPIEIEEDIREWEYGEYEGLKTNEIIELRKQKGLDKDSEWTIWGKGCEGGEQHFEVAERLDRFIEKIQKIHREALAKGVASDIIVVAHGHILRCLVARWVKRDLSTNPQLILDAGGVGVLSYQHHNVDEPAIYLAGAFTVPIEEEGADI; encoded by the coding sequence ATGACGAAAAGTCCTTGTCCAAGATTAATTTTTGTCCGCCATGGTCAAACTGAATGGTCCAAGAGTGGACAGTATACTTCGAGAACCGATCTTGACTTGACTCCATTTGGTGTCAAACAAATGAGAAACACTGGTAAAGGTCTTATTGGTTCTGGTAACTTGCAAATGATCAAACCGGAGAATTTAACTCATATTTTCGTTTCTCCAAGGAAAAGAGCACAACACACCTCGGAATTGTTATTAGAAGAAGTTGACCCAGAAGTCAGAGCCAAAATCCccattgaaattgaagaagatatAAGAGAATGGGAATATGGTGAATACGAAGGTTTAAAAAccaatgaaattattgaattgagaaaacaaaaaggaTTGGATAAGGACCTGGAATGGACTATTTGGGGTAAAGGGTGTGAAGGGGGTGAACAGCATTTTGAAGTTGCAGAAAGATTGGATCGTTTTATTGagaaaatccaaaaaattCATCGTGAAGCTCTTGCCAAAGGAGTAGCATCTGAtatcattgttgttgctcaTGGACACATATTAAGATGTCTTGTTGCAAGATGGGTTAAGCGTGATTTAAGTACCAACCCgcaattgattttggacgctggtggtgttggtgttTTAAGTTATCAACATCACAATGTCGATGAACCTGCAATTTATTTGGCTGGGGCATTTACAGTCCCGATTGAGGAAGAAGGTGCAGATATTTAA
- a CDS encoding Vacuolar aspartic proteinase, putative (Similar to S. cerevisiae PEP4), with product MQLSLSALTTVALTLTYSLVDAKAHSIKLSKLSNEETLDASNFQEYTNSLANKYLNLFNAAHGNPSNFGLQHVLTNQEAEVPFVTPKKGGKYDAPLTNYLNAQYFTEIQIGTPGQPFKVILDTGSSNLWVPSQDCTSLACFLHAKYDHDASSTYKANGSEFSIQYGSGSMEGYISQDVLTIGDLVIPGQDFAEATSEPGLAFAFGKFDGILGLAYDTISVNHIVPPIYNAINQGLLEKPQFGFYLGSTDKDENDGGLATFGGYDASLFQGKITWLPVRRKAYWEVSFEGIGLGDEYAELHKTGAAIDTGTSLITLPSSLAEIINAKIGATKSWSGQYQVDCAKRDSLPDLTLTFAGYNFTLTPYDYILEVSGSCISVFTPMDFPKPIGDLAIVGDAFLRKYYSIYDLDKNAVGLAPSKV from the coding sequence atGCAGTTATCCTTGTCTGCTTTAACAACCGTAGCATTAACTTTGACTTATTCCTTAGTTGATGCTAAGGCCCATAGCATcaaattatctaaattgTCAAATGAGGAAACTTTAGATGCCTCGAACTTTCAAGAATACACCAATTCATTGGCTAACAAGTACTTGAACCTTTTCAATGCCGCACACGGGAATCCTTCTAACTTTGGTTTACAACACGTCTTGACCAACCAGGAAGCTGAAGTTCCTTTTGTCACCCCCAAGAAGGGAGGTAAATATGATGCTCCGTTAACAAATTACTTGAATGCTCAATATTTCACAGAAATCCAAATTGGTACACCAGGTCAGCCATTTAAAGTTATCTTAGATACTGGTTCGTCAAATTTGTGGGTGCCTTCCCAGGATTGTACTTCTTTAGCATGCTTTTTACATGCCAAATATGACCATGATGCATCCTCCACCTACAAGGCTAATGGTAGTGAATTCTCAATTCAATATGGGTCTGGTTCTATGGAAGGTTATATATCCCAAGATGTTTTGACTATTGGTGATTTGGTTATCCCTGGTCAAGATTTTGCCGAGGCTACTTCCGAACCAGGTTTGGCATTCGCATTTGGTAAATTTGATGGTATTTTGGGATTGGCTTATGATACTATTTCGGTCAATCATATTGTTCCACCAATCTATAACGCCATTAACCAAGGCTTGTTAGAGAAACCGCAGTTTGGTTTTTACTTGGGCAGTACTGATAAAGACGAAAATGATGGTGGGTTAGCTACATTTGGTGGTTACGATGCTTCATTGTTCCAAGGCAAAATCACTTGGTTGCCAGTCAGAAGAAAAGCTTACTGGGAAGTGTCATTTGAAGGTATTGGGTTAGGGGATGAGTATGCTGAATTGCACAAGACTGGTGCTGCCATCGATACCGGTACTTCTTTGATTACTTTGCCATCATCATTGGCTGAAATTATCAATGCCAAAATTGGAGCAACTAAGTCTTGGTCGGGTCAGTATCAAGTTGACTGTGCTAAAAGAGACTCCTTGCCCGATTTAACTTTAACTTTCGCTGGTTACAACTTCACTTTAACTCCATATGATTACATATTGGAAGTGAGTGGATCATGTATTTCAGTGTTCACGCCAATGGATTTCCCAAAACCAATTGGTGACTTGGCCATTGTTGGTGATGCTTTCTTGAGAAAGTACTACTCCATCTACGATTTGGACAAGAATGCTGTTGGTTTAGCACCATCCAAAGTTTAG